One segment of Yersinia kristensenii DNA contains the following:
- a CDS encoding glutathionylspermidine synthase family protein, translated as MKRLAISERPDWREKATEFGFRFHTMYGEPYWCEDAYYEFTLAQIEELEDTTAELHQMCLQVVEKVVNSDQLMAKFRIPKHCWDFVRSSWKSNQPSLYSRLDLAYDGINPAKLLENNADTPTSLYEAAFFQWLWLEDQINAGNLSQDSDQFNSMQEKLIERFVDLRDNHGFSLLHLACCQDSEEDRGTVQYLQDCALEAGLPTEFMFMEEIGLGEKGQFTDLDNQVISNLFKLYPWEFMFREMFSTKLEDAGVRWLEPAWKSIISNKALLPLLWEMFPNHPNLLPAYFAEDDHPAMDHYVTKPLFSREGANIQIVENGKEVARVDGPYGEEGMIVQQFHPLPKFGDSYTLIGSWLVNDQPCGIGLREDRELITQDLSRFYPHIILG; from the coding sequence ATGAAACGTTTAGCGATTAGCGAACGCCCGGACTGGCGCGAAAAAGCCACCGAATTTGGTTTCCGTTTCCACACCATGTATGGCGAGCCGTACTGGTGTGAAGACGCCTATTACGAATTCACACTGGCACAAATTGAAGAGTTGGAAGACACCACCGCAGAGTTGCATCAAATGTGCCTGCAAGTGGTTGAAAAAGTAGTGAATAGCGATCAACTGATGGCAAAATTCCGCATTCCGAAACATTGCTGGGATTTTGTGCGTAGCTCGTGGAAGTCTAATCAACCTTCGCTCTATTCGCGTCTTGATCTGGCCTATGACGGCATAAATCCGGCCAAACTGCTGGAAAACAACGCAGATACCCCGACCTCACTATATGAAGCCGCTTTTTTCCAATGGCTATGGTTGGAAGACCAGATCAATGCGGGTAATTTGAGCCAGGATTCAGACCAATTCAATAGCATGCAAGAGAAGCTAATTGAACGTTTTGTTGATTTGCGCGATAACCATGGTTTTAGCTTGCTGCATCTGGCTTGCTGCCAGGACAGTGAAGAAGATCGTGGTACTGTGCAATATCTGCAAGATTGTGCGTTGGAAGCCGGTCTGCCAACTGAATTCATGTTTATGGAGGAAATTGGCTTAGGGGAAAAAGGGCAATTTACCGACTTGGATAATCAGGTTATCAGTAATTTGTTCAAGCTCTATCCGTGGGAATTTATGTTCCGCGAAATGTTCTCCACTAAATTGGAAGATGCTGGCGTACGCTGGTTGGAACCAGCCTGGAAGAGCATTATCTCCAATAAAGCCTTACTGCCATTGCTGTGGGAAATGTTCCCAAATCACCCTAATCTGTTGCCTGCTTATTTTGCTGAAGATGATCATCCGGCCATGGATCATTATGTCACCAAGCCGCTATTCTCGCGGGAAGGTGCCAATATTCAGATAGTGGAAAACGGTAAAGAAGTGGCGCGGGTTGATGGGCCATATGGTGAGGAAGGCATGATTGTTCAGCAATTCCACCCACTACCTAAGTTCGGCGATAGCTATACGCTGATTGGTAGCTGGCTGGTGAATGATCAGCCTTGTGGTATTGGTTTGCGCGAAGATCGTGAATTGATCACCCAAGATCTGTCACGTTTTTACCCACATATTATTTTGGGTTAA
- the hldE gene encoding bifunctional D-glycero-beta-D-manno-heptose-7-phosphate kinase/D-glycero-beta-D-manno-heptose 1-phosphate adenylyltransferase HldE, which translates to MKVTLPDFRRAGVLVVGDVMLDRYWYGPTSRISPEAPVPVVKVDTIEERPGGAANVAMNIASLGAISRLVGLTGIDDAARALTSKLNEVQVRCDFVSVPTHPTITKLRVLSRNQQLIRLDFEEGFDGVDPQPIFERIQQALPQIGALVLSDYAKGALNSVQAMIQLARKAKVPVLIDPKGSDFERYRGATLLTPNLSEFEAVVGHCKNDEELVSRGMKLVADFELSALLVTRSEQGMTLLQPGKPPLHLPTQAQEVFDVTGAGDTVIGVLAAALAAGNTLEESCFLANAAAGVVVGKLGTSTVSPIELENAIRGRAETGFGVMDEQQLKKAVAQARQRGEKVVMTNGIFDILHAGHVSYLANARKLGDRLIVAVNSDASTKRLKGEKRPVNPLDQRMIVLGALEAVDWVVPFEEDTPQRLIADILPDLLVKGGDYKPDEIAGSAEVWAAGGEVKVLNFEDGVSTTNIIQSIKNGLG; encoded by the coding sequence ATGAAAGTCACGCTGCCTGATTTTCGCCGCGCCGGTGTATTAGTCGTTGGTGATGTCATGTTAGACCGTTATTGGTATGGCCCAACCAGCCGGATTTCACCTGAAGCACCGGTGCCGGTAGTCAAAGTTGATACCATCGAAGAACGCCCTGGTGGTGCCGCGAACGTCGCGATGAACATCGCCTCCCTTGGCGCTATTTCCCGATTAGTGGGGTTGACTGGGATTGATGATGCCGCGCGCGCACTGACCAGCAAGCTAAATGAAGTGCAGGTGCGGTGTGATTTTGTTTCGGTACCGACTCACCCGACTATCACCAAGTTGCGGGTGCTTTCCCGTAACCAGCAGCTTATCCGTCTGGATTTCGAAGAAGGTTTTGATGGTGTTGACCCTCAACCTATCTTTGAGCGCATTCAACAAGCGCTACCACAGATTGGTGCTCTGGTGCTGTCCGACTATGCCAAAGGCGCACTGAATAGTGTGCAGGCGATGATCCAACTGGCGCGAAAAGCCAAAGTTCCGGTGCTTATCGATCCTAAAGGCAGCGATTTTGAACGTTATCGCGGCGCCACTTTGCTGACACCAAACTTATCCGAGTTTGAAGCAGTGGTCGGCCATTGTAAAAACGATGAAGAATTGGTGAGTCGTGGTATGAAGCTGGTGGCCGATTTTGAGCTTTCAGCTTTGCTGGTAACCCGCTCTGAACAAGGGATGACTTTGCTACAGCCGGGCAAACCACCATTACATTTACCGACCCAAGCACAAGAAGTGTTTGATGTGACCGGTGCCGGTGACACGGTGATTGGGGTGCTGGCTGCCGCATTGGCCGCTGGAAACACACTCGAAGAGTCTTGCTTCCTGGCAAATGCCGCTGCCGGTGTGGTGGTGGGCAAATTGGGGACATCGACGGTTTCTCCAATTGAATTGGAAAATGCTATCCGTGGCCGTGCTGAAACTGGTTTTGGCGTGATGGATGAGCAGCAACTGAAAAAAGCGGTGGCGCAAGCTCGCCAGCGCGGCGAGAAAGTCGTGATGACCAACGGCATCTTTGACATTCTCCATGCTGGTCATGTTTCCTATCTGGCGAATGCCCGCAAACTGGGTGATCGCCTGATTGTGGCAGTGAACAGTGATGCCTCTACCAAACGATTGAAAGGCGAAAAACGCCCTGTGAATCCACTGGATCAGCGCATGATTGTCTTGGGCGCACTGGAAGCGGTGGATTGGGTCGTGCCATTTGAAGAAGATACCCCGCAGCGCTTAATTGCCGATATTTTGCCGGATTTGCTGGTGAAAGGGGGGGATTATAAACCTGATGAAATTGCCGGTAGTGCAGAAGTGTGGGCCGCTGGTGGTGAAGTGAAAGTGCTGAATTTTGAAGATGGGGTTTCGACCACTAATATTATTCAGTCCATCAAGAATGGTTTGGGTTAA
- the yjeH gene encoding L-methionine/branched-chain amino acid transporter encodes MGGLKQELSLAQGVGLLSTSLLGTGVFAVPALAAMLAGADSLWAWPLLIALVFPIAIAFAALGRHFPSAGGAAHFVTMAFGPKLGKVTGWLFLSVIPVGLPAALQIAAGFWQATFGWSDTGLLMVQLATLLIIWLLGTRSAGSSANVQTLIALLVIALVVAIWWQGDIQLSQIPWPAPPDISPSNMFSALAVMFWCFVGLEAFAHLATEFRHPERDFPRALLVGLLVAGVVYWGCTVAVLHFHAYGEQQAAAASLPGIVVQLFGEHALWIACIIGYLACFASVNIYTQSFARMVWSQAQVRPQSKLAQLSVGQTPVNALTAVVGSCLFFTLLTYWLSLPLDLLIVYANGIFVLIYLLCMLAGIRLLSGRSRVMSVMGSILCCVLLVMIGWKSLYALLMFSLLWMLMSRRRGSVIQP; translated from the coding sequence GTGGGGGGACTAAAACAGGAGTTGAGTCTGGCACAGGGAGTCGGGTTGCTGTCCACCTCATTGCTGGGAACCGGTGTCTTTGCCGTGCCAGCACTCGCGGCAATGCTGGCGGGGGCGGATAGTTTATGGGCCTGGCCGCTATTGATTGCGTTGGTTTTCCCTATTGCTATCGCCTTTGCTGCTTTAGGTCGCCATTTCCCCAGTGCCGGTGGCGCGGCCCATTTTGTTACCATGGCATTCGGGCCTAAACTTGGGAAAGTCACCGGTTGGCTCTTTTTGTCCGTCATTCCTGTCGGCTTACCTGCTGCGTTACAAATTGCGGCTGGTTTCTGGCAAGCCACTTTTGGCTGGAGTGATACCGGGTTATTAATGGTGCAATTGGCGACCTTACTGATTATCTGGCTACTGGGGACTCGCAGTGCGGGGTCTAGCGCTAATGTGCAAACATTGATTGCCTTGCTGGTTATCGCGCTGGTGGTGGCTATTTGGTGGCAAGGCGACATTCAGTTATCACAGATACCTTGGCCCGCACCTCCAGATATTTCCCCCTCAAATATGTTTAGCGCGCTGGCTGTGATGTTCTGGTGTTTTGTTGGGCTGGAAGCTTTCGCCCACTTGGCGACAGAGTTCCGTCACCCAGAACGTGATTTCCCGCGCGCCCTGTTGGTTGGGTTATTAGTTGCGGGGGTGGTCTACTGGGGATGCACAGTGGCGGTGCTGCATTTCCATGCCTATGGTGAACAGCAAGCCGCAGCGGCCTCTTTGCCGGGCATTGTGGTGCAATTGTTTGGTGAACATGCGCTGTGGATTGCTTGCATTATTGGCTATTTAGCCTGTTTTGCCAGTGTGAATATTTATACTCAAAGTTTCGCTCGTATGGTGTGGTCACAGGCGCAGGTGCGCCCACAAAGCAAGCTGGCACAGCTGTCTGTCGGGCAAACCCCGGTCAATGCACTGACGGCGGTGGTCGGCAGTTGTCTGTTCTTTACTCTGTTGACCTACTGGCTGTCCCTGCCATTGGATTTACTGATTGTTTATGCCAATGGCATTTTTGTGCTGATTTATTTGTTGTGCATGCTGGCGGGTATTCGCTTATTAAGTGGGCGCTCGCGGGTGATGTCGGTGATGGGCAGTATTCTGTGTTGTGTATTGCTGGTAATGATTGGTTGGAAAAGCTTATACGCCTTATTGATGTTTTCACTGTTGTGGATGCTGATGTCCAGGCGGAGAGGGTCAGTCATACAGCCATAA
- the ribB gene encoding 3,4-dihydroxy-2-butanone-4-phosphate synthase, whose protein sequence is MNQTLLSVFGTPVERVERAIDALRHGRGVMVLDDESRENEGDIVFAAEAMTVEQMALTIRHGSGIVCLCITDERRQQLDLPMMVTNNSSQFQTAFTVTIEAAKGVTTGVSAADRLTTIRAAIADNAKPADLNRPGHVFPLRGQPGGVLSRRGHTEASIDLATLAGYKPAGVLCELTNDDGSMAHAPEVIEFAKLHDMPVVTIDDLAEYRQSQEQKAS, encoded by the coding sequence ATGAATCAGACCCTTCTATCAGTTTTTGGCACGCCTGTTGAGCGTGTAGAACGTGCTATTGACGCGCTGCGTCATGGCCGTGGTGTTATGGTGTTGGATGACGAAAGTCGTGAAAACGAAGGCGATATAGTATTTGCTGCGGAAGCAATGACTGTAGAGCAAATGGCACTGACTATCCGCCACGGCAGTGGCATCGTGTGTCTGTGTATCACTGATGAACGCCGCCAACAGCTTGATTTACCTATGATGGTGACCAATAACTCCAGCCAATTCCAAACGGCTTTTACCGTGACCATTGAAGCGGCTAAAGGCGTGACGACCGGCGTTTCTGCCGCTGACCGTTTGACGACAATCCGTGCGGCAATCGCCGATAACGCGAAACCTGCCGACCTTAATCGGCCGGGCCATGTATTCCCGCTACGCGGACAGCCGGGCGGCGTATTATCCCGCCGTGGTCATACTGAAGCTTCTATCGATTTGGCTACCCTGGCAGGCTACAAACCTGCGGGCGTATTGTGTGAACTGACCAATGACGACGGTAGCATGGCACATGCACCAGAAGTGATTGAGTTCGCCAAATTACATGATATGCCAGTCGTGACTATTGATGATTTGGCTGAGTACCGCCAGTCGCAAGAACAAAAAGCCAGCTGA
- the glnE gene encoding bifunctional [glutamate--ammonia ligase]-adenylyl-L-tyrosine phosphorylase/[glutamate--ammonia-ligase] adenylyltransferase: MLPLPSELQIQALNIQQRFNELPAPPSLREEDIAVLALSDFVSDMLLIHPDWLDELHQQPPQPQEWQFYPQWLSQALSEVQDEAALLAALRLFRRRVMVRIAWSQALETSTTTDTLQQLSWLAETVIVAARDWLYQACCREFGTPCNADNVPQPLLILGMGKLGGGELNFSSDIDLIFAYPENGQTQGGRRQLDNAQFFTRLGQRLIKALDQQTIDGFVYRVDMRLRPFGDSGPLVLSFAALEDYYQEQGRDWERYAMVKARLMGGAEDHYSKELRQTLRPFVFRRYIDFSVIQSLRNMKGMIAREVRRRGLKDNIKLGAGGIREIEFITQVFQLIRGGREPRLQQRALLPTLQAVAELGLLPEQQVAALSGSYLFLRRLENLLQAIGDEQTQTLPSDALNQARLACGMGYTDWAAMSAALEHNMQAVRLVFDDLIGDDTPDIGEDPCHGLYKSLWQDALEESDLAPLTPHLDEAARRQLLTTINNFRHDVDKRTIGPRGREVLDQLMPRLFAEVCPRPDANVALSRLIQLLLSIVTRTTYLELLVEYHAALKHVIRLCSASPMVASQLARYPLLLDELLDPQSLYQPLEPSAYRDELRQYLLRVPPDDEEQQLEALRQFKQAQQLRIAAGDITEALPVMKVSDHLTYLAEAIIDAVIQQAWNQMVARYGQPSHLQQREGRGFAVIGYGKLGGWELGYSSDLDLVFLLDCPLDVMTDGERSIDGRQFYLRLAQRIMHLFSTRTSSGILYEVDARLRPSGEAGMLVSTVEAFADYQQNEAWTWEHQALVRARIVYGDPELHQEFDAIRQHILCRHRQDPQLQQEVREMREKMRNHLGSKQRDIFDIKADEGGITDIEFIAQYLVLRYAASEPRLTHWSDNVRIFELMANYGIMPEVEAAALTRAYVTMRDEIHHLALQEQSSKVSADSFTAERAQVAASWRKWLVAAPTDA, from the coding sequence ATGTTGCCACTCCCTTCGGAATTACAGATTCAGGCGCTGAATATACAGCAGCGCTTTAATGAGTTACCGGCTCCGCCGAGCTTGCGTGAAGAAGATATTGCAGTATTGGCGTTGAGTGATTTTGTCAGTGACATGTTACTGATTCACCCTGATTGGCTGGATGAGCTGCATCAGCAGCCGCCACAACCGCAGGAGTGGCAATTTTATCCACAATGGCTCAGTCAGGCACTGTCCGAGGTGCAAGACGAAGCCGCGCTATTAGCGGCGCTGCGGCTATTTCGTCGCCGGGTTATGGTGCGCATTGCCTGGTCTCAGGCACTGGAAACCAGCACTACGACGGATACTTTGCAACAGCTCAGTTGGCTGGCTGAAACCGTGATTGTTGCTGCGCGCGATTGGTTATATCAGGCGTGTTGTCGCGAGTTTGGCACGCCCTGTAATGCGGATAATGTGCCGCAACCCTTGCTGATTTTGGGCATGGGAAAATTAGGCGGCGGTGAACTGAATTTCTCGTCGGATATCGACTTGATTTTTGCTTACCCGGAAAACGGCCAGACCCAAGGCGGGCGGCGTCAGTTGGATAATGCTCAGTTTTTTACCCGCTTGGGCCAACGGCTGATTAAGGCATTAGACCAGCAAACTATCGACGGTTTTGTCTATCGGGTGGACATGCGTTTACGGCCATTTGGTGATAGCGGCCCACTGGTGCTGAGCTTTGCCGCACTGGAGGATTATTACCAAGAACAAGGGCGCGATTGGGAGCGCTACGCCATGGTGAAGGCTCGCCTGATGGGCGGTGCGGAAGACCATTACAGCAAGGAACTGCGCCAAACCCTACGGCCCTTTGTTTTCCGCCGTTATATTGATTTCAGTGTGATTCAGTCGTTGCGTAATATGAAAGGGATGATTGCTCGTGAAGTGCGCCGGCGCGGTCTGAAAGACAATATTAAACTGGGTGCGGGTGGAATTCGTGAAATCGAGTTTATCACCCAGGTATTTCAGTTGATTCGAGGCGGCCGCGAACCGCGTCTGCAACAGCGCGCTTTGTTGCCGACCTTACAAGCTGTGGCAGAGCTAGGGTTATTGCCGGAACAACAGGTGGCTGCGCTCAGTGGCAGCTATCTGTTTTTGCGCCGTTTAGAGAATCTATTACAAGCTATTGGTGATGAGCAAACACAAACATTACCCAGTGACGCGCTAAATCAGGCCCGATTAGCTTGCGGTATGGGCTATACGGATTGGGCTGCTATGAGCGCCGCGTTAGAGCATAATATGCAAGCGGTGCGCTTGGTATTTGATGACCTGATCGGCGACGATACTCCCGATATTGGCGAAGATCCTTGCCATGGTTTGTATAAAAGTTTGTGGCAGGATGCATTGGAAGAGAGTGATTTAGCCCCTCTGACACCGCATTTAGATGAAGCGGCGCGCCGCCAATTGTTGACCACTATTAATAATTTTCGCCATGATGTTGATAAGCGCACTATTGGCCCGCGTGGCCGTGAGGTGCTGGATCAATTGATGCCGCGTCTGTTCGCTGAAGTTTGTCCACGTCCCGATGCTAATGTTGCCCTCAGCCGCCTGATTCAATTGTTGTTGAGTATCGTGACCCGCACCACCTATCTGGAATTGCTGGTCGAATACCACGCGGCACTGAAACATGTTATTCGCTTATGTTCTGCCTCCCCGATGGTCGCCAGTCAGTTAGCTCGCTACCCGCTGTTATTGGATGAATTACTCGACCCGCAATCGCTCTATCAGCCGTTGGAACCCAGCGCTTATCGTGATGAATTACGTCAATATTTGTTGCGGGTGCCACCTGATGATGAAGAGCAACAACTGGAAGCATTACGCCAGTTTAAACAGGCACAACAATTGCGTATTGCCGCCGGAGATATCACCGAGGCGCTGCCGGTAATGAAAGTGAGCGATCACTTAACCTATCTGGCGGAGGCCATTATTGATGCGGTTATCCAGCAAGCCTGGAATCAAATGGTGGCGCGTTATGGTCAACCTAGCCATTTGCAGCAGCGCGAGGGCCGTGGTTTCGCCGTGATTGGCTATGGCAAATTGGGCGGCTGGGAGTTGGGTTACAGCTCAGATTTGGATCTGGTGTTTCTGCTCGATTGCCCGCTTGATGTGATGACCGATGGCGAGCGCAGCATTGATGGCCGCCAATTCTATTTGCGTTTGGCTCAGCGCATCATGCATTTATTCAGCACTCGTACCTCCTCAGGGATTCTGTATGAAGTTGATGCCCGGCTAAGGCCATCCGGGGAAGCGGGTATGTTGGTGAGCACTGTCGAGGCTTTCGCTGATTATCAGCAGAATGAAGCTTGGACGTGGGAGCATCAGGCGCTGGTACGCGCCCGCATTGTTTATGGTGACCCTGAGTTGCATCAAGAGTTTGACGCCATTCGCCAACACATCCTTTGTCGCCATCGCCAAGACCCGCAATTACAACAAGAAGTGCGCGAAATGCGCGAGAAGATGCGCAATCATTTGGGCAGTAAACAGCGCGATATCTTTGATATTAAAGCCGATGAGGGCGGGATCACTGATATTGAGTTTATCGCCCAATATTTGGTATTGCGCTATGCCGCCAGTGAGCCGCGTTTGACCCACTGGTCTGATAATGTGCGAATTTTTGAGTTAATGGCCAATTACGGCATTATGCCGGAGGTGGAAGCCGCAGCATTGACCCGCGCTTATGTCACCATGCGTGATGAGATTCACCATCTGGCTTTGCAGGAGCAATCAAGCAAAGTCTCCGCGGATAGCTTTACCGCAGAAAGAGCACAGGTGGCCGCCAGCTGGCGTAAATGGTTGGTTGCAGCGCCCACAGACGCATAG
- the ygiD gene encoding 4,5-DOPA dioxygenase extradiol has translation MNTSRMPALFLGHGSPMNVLEENSYTQAWRALGETLPRPKAILVISAHWYTRGTAVTAMEKPRTIHDFGGFPQALFDTEYPAPGSPELAAQIQQLLAPIAVQADTSEWGLDHGSWGVLIKMYPAADIPVVQLSIDGTQPAAYHYELGRKLAVLREQGVMIVASGNVVHNLRMVRWQGESNPYPWAESFNQFVIDNLNYQGDNHPLVNFMQHEEAALSNPSPEHYLPLLYVLGSWDGKEQISIPTDGIEMGSLSMLSIKLG, from the coding sequence ATGAACACCTCTCGTATGCCTGCACTGTTTCTCGGCCACGGTAGCCCGATGAACGTGCTGGAAGAAAACAGTTACACTCAGGCATGGCGTGCGTTGGGTGAGACGTTACCTCGCCCTAAGGCGATTTTGGTCATTTCTGCCCACTGGTACACCCGTGGCACCGCAGTAACAGCGATGGAAAAACCTCGGACGATCCATGATTTTGGTGGCTTTCCACAGGCATTGTTTGATACCGAATATCCGGCCCCAGGTTCTCCAGAGTTGGCAGCCCAGATTCAGCAATTGTTGGCACCTATCGCCGTACAGGCTGATACCAGTGAATGGGGGCTAGACCACGGCAGCTGGGGGGTGTTGATCAAAATGTACCCTGCTGCGGATATTCCTGTGGTGCAATTGAGTATTGATGGCACCCAACCGGCAGCGTATCACTATGAATTAGGTCGTAAGCTGGCGGTACTGCGTGAGCAAGGTGTCATGATTGTCGCCAGCGGCAACGTAGTACATAACTTGCGTATGGTGAGATGGCAGGGCGAAAGCAACCCCTATCCATGGGCGGAGTCCTTCAACCAATTTGTGATAGATAACCTTAACTATCAAGGAGATAATCACCCATTGGTCAATTTTATGCAGCATGAAGAGGCTGCACTGTCCAACCCGTCACCTGAGCATTATCTGCCATTACTGTATGTATTGGGGAGTTGGGATGGTAAAGAGCAGATTTCGATTCCAACCGATGGGATTGAGATGGGTTCGCTGAGTATGTTGTCGATTAAGCTTGGTTAG
- the tolC gene encoding outer membrane channel protein TolC: MKKLLPLLIGLSLAGFSSMSQAENLLQVYKQARDSNPDLRKSAADRDAAYEKINEARSPLLPQLGLGAGYTHTNGFRDASDSPDSNATSGSLQLTQTIFDMSKWRALTLQEKAAGIQDVTFQTNEQALILNTATAYFNVLRAIDSLSYTEAQKQSVYRQLDQTTQRFNVGLVAITDVQNARASYDTVLAAEVTARNNLDNALENLRQITGVYYPELASLNVSRLKTERPQAVNNLLKEAEKRNLSLLSARLSQDLAREQIKSAETGYMPTIDLTASTSVTNTRYSGGTPSTQQANMDAGQNKIGVQLSLPLYSGGATNSSVKQAQYNFVGASEQLESAHRSVVQTVRSSFNNISASISSIKAYEQVVISNQSSLDAMEAGYQVGTRTILDVLTATTNLYQSKQQLADARYNYLINQLNIQSALGTLNMNDLMALNGVLDKPVPTSATSLAPDDANQNAYADGTSTRTAPRATTVSQPTTAAAGNPFRN, translated from the coding sequence ATGAAGAAACTGCTCCCCCTTCTTATCGGGCTGAGTCTGGCTGGTTTCAGTAGCATGAGCCAGGCAGAGAACTTGCTGCAAGTTTATAAGCAAGCCAGGGATAGTAACCCGGATTTACGCAAATCAGCGGCTGACCGCGATGCTGCATATGAAAAAATTAATGAAGCCCGTAGCCCGCTGTTACCACAGCTGGGTTTAGGTGCCGGTTACACCCATACTAATGGTTTCCGTGATGCCTCTGACAGCCCGGATAGCAATGCAACATCAGGCTCTCTGCAACTGACTCAAACCATTTTCGACATGTCTAAATGGCGTGCTCTGACTTTGCAAGAGAAGGCCGCGGGTATTCAGGATGTAACCTTCCAGACCAATGAACAAGCGCTTATCTTGAACACGGCAACTGCCTATTTTAATGTTCTCAGAGCCATTGATAGCCTGTCTTATACCGAAGCGCAGAAGCAATCTGTTTATCGCCAGTTAGACCAAACGACCCAGCGTTTTAATGTGGGTTTAGTGGCAATTACTGACGTACAAAACGCCCGAGCTAGTTACGATACCGTGTTAGCAGCAGAAGTGACGGCCCGTAATAACCTGGATAACGCGTTGGAAAACCTGCGCCAAATTACCGGTGTTTATTACCCTGAACTGGCCTCGTTGAATGTCTCTCGCTTGAAGACAGAACGCCCACAGGCCGTCAATAACCTGTTGAAAGAAGCTGAAAAACGTAACCTTTCGTTGCTTTCTGCTCGTTTGAGCCAAGATTTAGCCCGTGAGCAGATTAAGTCGGCAGAAACAGGCTATATGCCAACCATCGATTTGACGGCTTCAACTTCAGTCACCAATACTCGCTACAGCGGCGGCACGCCAAGTACCCAGCAAGCAAACATGGATGCTGGTCAGAACAAAATTGGCGTGCAACTGAGCTTACCGCTGTACAGCGGTGGAGCGACTAATTCTTCAGTGAAACAGGCACAATACAATTTCGTCGGTGCCAGTGAGCAGTTGGAAAGCGCACACCGTAGTGTGGTGCAAACTGTCCGTTCCTCATTTAATAATATTTCAGCCTCCATCAGTAGCATTAAGGCTTATGAACAAGTGGTTATTTCTAACCAAAGCTCATTAGATGCGATGGAAGCAGGTTATCAAGTGGGAACTCGCACCATTCTGGATGTGTTGACTGCAACAACTAACTTGTATCAATCTAAACAGCAACTCGCCGATGCACGTTATAACTACCTGATTAATCAGTTAAATATCCAGTCAGCGCTGGGTACACTGAACATGAACGATCTGATGGCACTGAATGGCGTACTGGATAAACCCGTCCCAACATCTGCCACCAGCTTGGCACCGGATGATGCTAACCAGAATGCTTATGCTGATGGTACTAGCACTCGGACTGCACCGCGAGCAACAACGGTTAGCCAGCCGACTACCGCTGCTGCCGGTAATCCATTCCGTAACTGA
- a CDS encoding DUF1190 family protein, whose translation MKRTQNIHQETFRKSWRSYRLAPVALAVSAVFMLAGCEKTDETVSLYQNADDCSAANPSKSAECTTAYNTALQEAAKTAPKYSTREDCVAEFGESQCTQAPAQAGMIPTSSSSTETTAAAPQQSGSMWMPLMAGYMMGRMMGGGASQPLFTSKAPNSPANGKFVDATGKNFGSATTGRTMTVPRTAMAPKPAVTNTITRGGFGESVAKQSSMQRSAATSSKTSTRSMGG comes from the coding sequence ATGAAACGGACTCAAAACATCCATCAAGAGACTTTCCGTAAATCCTGGCGCAGCTACCGCCTTGCGCCAGTAGCTTTAGCTGTCAGTGCCGTATTTATGCTGGCTGGCTGCGAAAAAACCGATGAAACCGTCTCTTTGTATCAAAATGCTGATGACTGCTCTGCAGCAAATCCGTCCAAGAGCGCGGAATGTACCACTGCATACAACACAGCCTTGCAGGAAGCGGCTAAAACTGCGCCTAAGTATTCAACCCGTGAAGATTGCGTGGCTGAATTTGGTGAATCGCAGTGTACCCAGGCTCCTGCACAAGCCGGTATGATCCCAACATCCTCATCATCTACTGAAACCACCGCCGCTGCACCGCAGCAAAGCGGTAGCATGTGGATGCCGCTGATGGCAGGTTATATGATGGGCCGCATGATGGGCGGTGGCGCAAGCCAGCCATTGTTTACCTCCAAAGCACCAAACAGCCCGGCCAATGGTAAGTTTGTCGACGCAACCGGCAAAAACTTCGGTTCAGCCACCACTGGCCGCACTATGACTGTGCCAAGAACCGCCATGGCGCCGAAACCTGCCGTGACCAATACCATCACCCGTGGCGGTTTTGGTGAGTCAGTAGCTAAACAGTCTTCTATGCAACGTAGTGCCGCGACATCATCTAAAACCAGCACGCGCAGCATGGGTGGCTAA
- the ubiK gene encoding ubiquinone biosynthesis accessory factor UbiK, translating into MIDPKKIEQIARQVHESMPKGIREFGEDVEKKIRLVLQSQLTRLDLVNREEFDVQTQVLLRTREKLALLEQRMGELEAKFNSAPAAVDTTAAIDDKTGE; encoded by the coding sequence ATGATTGACCCGAAAAAAATTGAACAAATCGCCCGCCAGGTGCATGAGTCTATGCCGAAAGGTATTCGCGAATTCGGGGAAGACGTCGAAAAGAAAATTCGGCTAGTGCTGCAATCGCAGTTAACCCGCCTGGATTTGGTTAATCGTGAAGAGTTCGACGTCCAAACTCAAGTGCTGCTGCGCACCAGAGAAAAACTGGCGTTGTTGGAACAACGCATGGGTGAACTGGAGGCCAAATTTAACAGTGCTCCAGCCGCTGTTGATACCACAGCCGCTATTGATGATAAAACGGGCGAGTAA